Proteins from a single region of Deltaproteobacteria bacterium:
- a CDS encoding TonB-dependent receptor — protein MRMLHFLMVAMAVLLGPAFGWAEDEPGQDVEKEHQLGEVVVSTTRTEIPVFDATQSVTVLTSEEIMSSPFERVEDIIRQVPGIYNFRHYALQTNGIVSPLKMRGVGNNRVLILVDGVPQNDNFNNAIAWVAWGHIPKETIERIEIVRGPTSALYGSEGLGGVI, from the coding sequence ATGAGGATGTTGCATTTTTTGATGGTGGCCATGGCCGTTCTGCTTGGTCCGGCTTTCGGATGGGCCGAGGATGAACCAGGTCAAGACGTCGAAAAAGAGCATCAACTTGGCGAAGTGGTGGTTTCGACCACCAGAACCGAGATCCCGGTCTTTGACGCCACCCAGAGCGTGACGGTCCTGACCAGCGAGGAGATCATGTCTTCACCCTTTGAGCGGGTGGAGGACATCATTCGCCAGGTCCCGGGTATCTACAATTTCCGTCACTACGCCCTGCAGACCAACGGCATCGTCAGCCCCCTCAAGATGCGCGGGGTCGGCAACAACCGAGTCCTCATCCTTGTGGACGGGGTTCCCCAGAACGACAATTTCAACAACGCCATCGCCTGGGTGGCCTGGGGACATATTCCCAAGGAGACCATCGAGCGGATCGAGATCGTCCGGGGCCCGACCTCGGCCCTGTACGGGTCGGAAGGTCTGGGCGGGGTCATAC